The proteins below come from a single Vibrio natriegens NBRC 15636 = ATCC 14048 = DSM 759 genomic window:
- the msbA gene encoding lipid A ABC transporter ATP-binding protein/permease MsbA: MSINTDETTWQTFKRLWQFIRLYKAGLIVAIIALVINAVSDTYMISLLKPLLDEGFGSAESDFLRTLPLIIFAMMFIRGTSGFVSDYCLSWVSGNVVMQIRRLVFNHFMHMPVSYFDKEKTGNLLSRITYDSEQVSAATSRALVSIVREGASIIGLLTLMFYNSWQLSLVLFAVAPVVAWGIGVVSKRFRKISKNMQTMMGNVTASAEQMLKGHKVVLSYGGQDIERQRFEKVSNQMRQQSMKLVTAQAAANPIIQMIASVAIVAVLYLASIDSIKEQLTPGTFTVVFSAMFGLMRPLKALTNVTSQFQRGMAASQTLFALIDLEPEKNEGKHKVERANGDISVKDITFTYEGSEKPALEHVSFDIPRGKTVALVGRSGSGKSTIANLFNRFYDVDSGVIELDGHDIREYELRNLREQFALVSQNVHLFNDTIANNIAYATEDNFQRSDIERAAELAHAMEFVSKMEHGLDTMIGENGASLSGGQRQRIAIARALLRDAPVLILDEATSALDTESERAIQAALDELQKDKTVLVIAHRLSTIEKADEILVVDDGAIVERGNHADLISKDGAYAQLHRIQFGG, from the coding sequence ATGTCGATAAATACTGATGAAACGACTTGGCAGACGTTTAAGCGTCTATGGCAATTTATTCGCCTTTATAAAGCTGGTCTAATCGTTGCTATCATTGCATTAGTTATTAATGCTGTCTCAGACACCTATATGATCTCCTTACTAAAACCTTTGCTTGATGAAGGTTTTGGCAGCGCTGAGTCTGATTTCCTGCGCACTCTTCCGTTGATAATTTTTGCCATGATGTTTATTCGTGGTACCAGTGGATTTGTCTCCGATTATTGCTTGAGCTGGGTTTCTGGCAACGTCGTCATGCAGATACGACGTCTGGTATTCAACCACTTTATGCATATGCCCGTGTCTTACTTTGATAAAGAAAAGACAGGCAACCTGTTGTCTCGTATCACTTATGATTCAGAACAAGTCTCCGCTGCAACGAGCCGTGCTTTAGTGAGTATTGTTCGTGAAGGGGCGAGTATTATTGGTCTGTTGACGCTGATGTTTTACAACAGTTGGCAGCTATCATTGGTTCTTTTTGCGGTAGCGCCGGTTGTCGCATGGGGGATTGGCGTTGTCTCTAAACGCTTTAGAAAGATCTCCAAAAATATGCAAACCATGATGGGTAACGTAACCGCTTCTGCAGAACAAATGCTGAAAGGGCATAAAGTTGTACTGAGCTATGGTGGCCAGGATATCGAACGTCAACGATTCGAAAAAGTCAGCAACCAAATGCGTCAGCAAAGCATGAAACTGGTGACGGCTCAGGCAGCTGCGAACCCTATCATCCAGATGATCGCATCCGTTGCGATTGTGGCGGTACTGTACTTGGCGAGTATTGACTCCATTAAAGAGCAACTGACTCCTGGTACGTTTACCGTAGTATTTTCAGCGATGTTTGGTCTGATGCGTCCGCTTAAAGCACTGACTAACGTGACCTCTCAGTTCCAACGCGGTATGGCTGCCAGCCAAACGTTGTTTGCTCTTATCGATCTTGAACCTGAGAAGAATGAAGGTAAGCACAAGGTTGAGCGTGCGAATGGTGATATTTCTGTAAAAGACATCACTTTCACCTACGAAGGTTCAGAAAAGCCTGCACTTGAACATGTTAGCTTTGATATTCCTCGGGGTAAGACGGTCGCTCTGGTCGGTCGTTCGGGGTCTGGTAAGAGTACCATCGCGAACTTATTCAACCGTTTTTACGATGTGGACAGCGGTGTGATTGAGCTTGATGGCCACGATATCCGTGAATACGAGCTGAGAAACCTGCGTGAACAGTTTGCTTTGGTTTCCCAGAATGTTCACTTGTTTAACGATACGATCGCAAACAACATTGCTTACGCAACCGAAGATAACTTCCAGCGCAGTGATATTGAAAGAGCGGCTGAGCTCGCACATGCAATGGAGTTTGTCAGCAAGATGGAGCACGGCCTCGATACCATGATTGGTGAAAATGGTGCGAGTCTTTCAGGTGGTCAGCGTCAACGTATTGCCATTGCGCGCGCATTGCTGCGTGATGCACCAGTGTTGATTTTGGATGAGGCTACTTCGGCACTGGACACCGAGTCGGAGCGTGCGATTCAGGCTGCATTAGATGAGCTGCAAAAAGATAAAACCGTGCTAGTGATTGCTCACCGACTGTCGACGATTGAAAAAGCCGATGAAATCCTCGTTGTTGATGATGGTGCGATTGTCGAGCGTGGTAATCATGCTGACCTGATCTCAAAAGACGGTGCGTATGCGCAATTGCACCGAATTCAGTTTGGCGGTTAA
- a CDS encoding DNA internalization-related competence protein ComEC/Rec2: MTLSEKSCTLALFVASIVSSAWWPIMPDWRWLLLGIITTGSIIKLRRGLISIGVILGLMVVIIHGNVLEYQRQALFNVGENSTITGKVDSSFNQISHGYEGLVTIKQVDDQSLLPFLKPKVRFITTFPIPVNSEFTTTAQVKPIIGLRNEAGFDAEKQAMGSGILARMIVTGDAHWIIRNGSSVRQSIINLVMDDISHLDHFPLISALVFADRSWLSGDDWQGLRDSGLLHLASISGLHIGMAFSFGFLLGVSVRSVIPRYQVVPSITGLTVALCYAWLADFSLPTTRAVSVCVIYIVLKYFLVHWSTWRVLLLAVAFQLLIQPFASFSMSFWLSYLSVGMVLLVINFVRFNNSSWRGKLRTLFVTQLALSVFVIPISGYFFSGFSLSSIAYNLVFIPWFGFVVVPLMFIALSTSLLLPAFSPIVWQLMDFSLWPLSESLQYAFGTWQPLSIELTWILFSLCTFLVLKRLLLWQGWLLLCVITIIVSGLNGRKSTSWRIDVLDVGHGLAILVEKEGKALIYDTGKSWPEGSVAEQVIIPVLHRRGFREVDTLVLSHSDNDHAGGRQVIETHLKPSHKRSSQDFSGYQPCVSGDNWTWQQLDIEVLWPPQMVTRAYNPHSCVFRLRDRESDFSMLFTGDIESISEWILLREPEKLSSDVMLVPHHGSKSSSNPLFIHAVSPTLAVASLAKNNQWGMPADKVVTSYLNAGALWLDTGEGGQVTIRVTKDKWDFVTKRSDTFEPWYRQMLRKGLE; this comes from the coding sequence ATGACTCTCTCAGAAAAAAGTTGCACCTTGGCGTTATTTGTCGCAAGCATTGTCTCATCGGCATGGTGGCCGATAATGCCAGATTGGCGCTGGCTGCTGCTGGGAATAATTACCACTGGTTCAATAATTAAATTACGTCGTGGCTTAATTAGCATAGGCGTAATTTTGGGCTTAATGGTAGTCATCATCCACGGCAATGTATTGGAGTATCAGCGACAAGCCCTTTTTAATGTAGGGGAGAATAGTACCATAACTGGCAAAGTTGACAGCTCTTTTAATCAAATAAGTCATGGATATGAAGGACTCGTGACGATAAAACAAGTGGATGATCAAAGTCTGTTACCTTTTCTTAAACCTAAAGTCCGTTTTATCACCACCTTTCCTATCCCTGTTAACAGTGAATTTACGACCACGGCTCAGGTAAAGCCCATTATTGGGTTACGTAACGAAGCGGGCTTCGACGCTGAAAAGCAGGCAATGGGAAGTGGTATTTTAGCCAGAATGATTGTGACTGGCGATGCGCACTGGATTATTCGTAACGGAAGTTCTGTACGTCAGTCGATAATCAACCTGGTAATGGATGATATTTCCCATCTAGACCACTTTCCGTTAATCAGTGCTCTGGTATTTGCTGATAGAAGCTGGCTTTCTGGTGATGACTGGCAAGGGCTGAGAGACAGTGGATTATTGCACCTGGCCTCTATCTCCGGGCTGCACATTGGAATGGCTTTTAGCTTTGGTTTTTTGCTCGGTGTCAGTGTTCGCTCCGTTATCCCGCGTTATCAAGTGGTGCCTTCAATCACGGGGTTAACCGTCGCGCTGTGTTATGCCTGGCTCGCTGATTTTTCTCTGCCAACCACTCGCGCCGTATCGGTTTGTGTCATCTACATTGTTCTAAAATACTTTTTGGTTCACTGGAGTACCTGGCGAGTGTTGCTCCTGGCGGTTGCTTTTCAGTTACTTATTCAGCCTTTCGCATCATTTAGTATGAGTTTCTGGTTGTCTTATCTCTCTGTGGGTATGGTGCTGTTGGTCATTAACTTTGTGCGGTTCAATAACAGTAGCTGGCGAGGAAAACTGCGAACCTTGTTTGTGACTCAACTTGCCTTGAGTGTATTTGTCATACCTATCAGTGGCTATTTTTTCTCTGGCTTCAGCTTATCGTCCATCGCTTATAACCTTGTGTTTATTCCATGGTTTGGGTTTGTCGTCGTTCCTTTAATGTTTATCGCGTTATCTACTTCTTTATTACTACCCGCATTCTCGCCAATAGTTTGGCAATTGATGGATTTCTCTTTATGGCCGTTAAGTGAATCTCTTCAGTATGCCTTTGGTACGTGGCAACCATTGTCGATAGAACTTACGTGGATACTGTTTTCTCTCTGTACTTTCTTGGTTTTGAAGCGGTTATTGCTTTGGCAGGGTTGGTTATTGCTGTGCGTTATTACCATCATCGTTTCAGGTCTAAATGGACGAAAAAGTACCAGTTGGCGAATCGATGTTCTCGATGTCGGTCATGGTCTTGCCATTCTGGTAGAAAAAGAGGGTAAAGCTCTGATTTACGATACTGGAAAATCCTGGCCTGAGGGCAGTGTTGCGGAGCAGGTGATTATACCCGTGTTACATCGCAGAGGATTTAGAGAGGTTGATACCTTGGTTCTCAGTCACTCGGACAATGACCACGCAGGAGGGAGGCAAGTGATTGAAACGCACCTCAAGCCGAGCCATAAACGCAGCAGCCAAGATTTTAGTGGGTATCAACCTTGTGTGAGCGGTGATAATTGGACGTGGCAGCAACTCGATATCGAAGTGCTCTGGCCACCCCAAATGGTCACTCGAGCCTACAACCCTCACTCGTGTGTCTTTAGACTCAGAGATCGAGAATCTGATTTTTCCATGCTGTTCACGGGCGATATTGAGTCGATTAGTGAGTGGATACTTCTTCGTGAGCCTGAAAAATTATCTAGTGATGTGATGCTCGTTCCTCATCACGGTAGCAAAAGTTCCTCCAATCCTCTTTTTATCCATGCAGTCTCTCCAACATTAGCGGTAGCATCACTGGCGAAAAATAATCAGTGGGGAATGCCTGCTGACAAGGTAGTGACCTCGTATCTCAACGCAGGGGCGCTATGGCTTGATACTGGTGAGGGTGGACAAGTTACTATCCGAGTAACGAAAGATAAGTGGGATTTTGTAACCAAACGCAGTGATACATTTGAGCCTTGGTATAGGCAGATGCTGCGTAAGGGGTTAGAATGA
- the kdsB gene encoding 3-deoxy-manno-octulosonate cytidylyltransferase, translating into MSFTVVIPARYSSSRLPGKPLADIGGKPMVQWVYEQAMQAGAEDVIIATDDERVSSAVEQFGGKVCMTSPNHESGTERLAEVVEKMAIPADHIIVNVQGDEPLIPPSIIRQVADNLAACDAPMATLAVEIDSEDEVFNPNAVKVVADSRGYAMYFSRATIPWDRDNFAKQDKTIANPLMRHIGIYAYRAGFINTYINWAPSALEQIECLEQLRVLWYGEKIHVAVAKEAPAAGVDTQADLDAVRAIVANEAK; encoded by the coding sequence ATGTCTTTTACAGTCGTTATTCCCGCTCGTTACTCTTCTAGTCGCTTACCGGGCAAACCGTTGGCTGATATTGGTGGTAAACCGATGGTTCAGTGGGTTTACGAACAAGCCATGCAAGCCGGTGCTGAAGATGTCATTATTGCAACCGATGACGAACGTGTTTCTTCTGCGGTAGAGCAGTTTGGTGGAAAAGTCTGCATGACGTCACCAAACCATGAGTCAGGCACTGAGCGTTTGGCTGAAGTGGTTGAGAAAATGGCGATTCCTGCAGATCACATCATTGTTAATGTACAAGGTGATGAACCATTAATCCCACCATCAATCATTCGTCAAGTTGCTGATAATCTCGCAGCTTGTGATGCTCCAATGGCAACGCTTGCGGTAGAAATTGACTCCGAAGATGAAGTCTTCAACCCAAATGCGGTAAAAGTGGTGGCGGACTCGCGCGGCTATGCCATGTACTTTAGCCGAGCAACGATTCCATGGGATCGTGACAATTTTGCCAAGCAAGATAAAACCATTGCTAATCCGTTGATGCGCCACATTGGTATTTATGCTTACCGCGCAGGTTTCATTAATACTTACATCAACTGGGCACCAAGTGCGCTAGAGCAAATTGAATGTCTTGAGCAGCTTCGCGTACTTTGGTATGGCGAAAAAATTCATGTTGCGGTAGCGAAGGAAGCTCCAGCAGCAGGTGTTGACACTCAAGCAGACTTAGACGCCGTAAGAGCGATAGTCGCTAACGAAGCTAAGTAA
- a CDS encoding YeaH/YhbH family protein has translation MAQFIDRRLNGKNKSAVNRQRFLKRHREQIKESVADAVNRRSITNTETGEDVSIPHKDITEPIFHQGQGGLRERVHPGNDQFITGDKIERPKSGGQGSGSGEGNASPDGEGQDEFVFQISKDEYLDILFEDLELPNLEKNQIAKITEWKTHRAGFQTAGIPSNIAVVRSLQQSLARRTAMTAGKKRLLKELEDELSRIKNMEPAQPFEETRLKREITELRKKIDSVPFIDTFDLRFKNYEKRPVPSSQAVMFCLMDVSGSMDQATKDIAKRFYVLLYLFLTRTYENVEVVFIRHHTQAKEVDEHEFFYSQETGGTIVSSALKLMDEIIKARYPVGQWNIYAAQASDGDNWADDSPRCRDLLVDKLLPNCQYYSYIEITRRSHQTLWHEYEKLTEEFPNFAMKNIRSVEDIFPVFRELFHKETA, from the coding sequence ATGGCGCAATTTATAGACCGAAGGCTCAATGGCAAGAACAAGAGCGCTGTTAACAGACAGCGCTTCTTGAAGCGCCATAGAGAGCAAATCAAGGAGTCGGTGGCAGACGCAGTGAATCGACGCTCGATCACGAATACGGAAACGGGCGAAGACGTATCGATACCGCATAAAGACATAACCGAACCGATTTTTCATCAAGGTCAAGGTGGGCTACGTGAGCGTGTCCATCCAGGTAACGATCAGTTCATTACTGGTGACAAAATCGAGCGTCCAAAATCAGGAGGCCAAGGCAGTGGCTCTGGCGAAGGTAACGCAAGTCCAGACGGCGAAGGTCAGGATGAATTTGTATTCCAAATCTCGAAAGACGAATATCTGGATATTCTTTTCGAAGATCTCGAGCTGCCGAATTTAGAGAAAAACCAAATAGCAAAAATTACCGAGTGGAAAACACATCGTGCTGGCTTCCAGACTGCGGGTATCCCCTCTAACATTGCTGTTGTGCGCTCACTCCAACAATCTCTGGCTCGAAGAACGGCCATGACAGCAGGTAAAAAGCGACTTCTCAAAGAACTTGAGGATGAGCTCTCACGTATTAAAAATATGGAGCCTGCTCAACCGTTTGAAGAGACCCGGTTGAAGAGGGAAATAACCGAACTGCGTAAGAAAATCGACAGTGTTCCGTTTATTGATACTTTCGACTTACGTTTCAAAAACTACGAGAAACGCCCTGTTCCATCCAGCCAGGCCGTCATGTTCTGCTTAATGGACGTGTCAGGCTCAATGGATCAAGCAACCAAGGATATTGCAAAACGATTCTACGTACTGCTTTACCTATTCCTGACTCGTACCTATGAAAACGTGGAAGTGGTGTTTATTCGCCACCACACACAGGCAAAAGAAGTGGATGAGCACGAGTTTTTCTACTCTCAGGAAACGGGGGGTACCATTGTATCCAGTGCTCTAAAACTCATGGATGAGATAATCAAAGCTCGTTACCCTGTCGGACAGTGGAACATTTATGCAGCCCAAGCATCCGATGGCGACAACTGGGCGGATGACTCACCGAGATGCCGTGACTTATTAGTGGATAAGTTACTGCCTAACTGTCAGTACTACTCATATATTGAGATCACACGTCGTTCTCACCAAACTTTGTGGCATGAGTATGAAAAACTCACCGAGGAATTTCCTAACTTTGCAATGAAAAATATTCGCTCTGTTGAGGATATCTTCCCTGTCTTCCGTGAACTATTCCACAAAGAAACGGCGTAA
- a CDS encoding PrkA family serine protein kinase: MSIFDHYQSRYEASKDEEMSLQEFLALCKDDKSAYANAAERLLMAIGEPEVIDTAKDPRLSRIFSNRVIARYSTFKDFYGMEDAIEQIVSYLKHAAQGLEERKQILYLLGPVGGGKSSLAEKLKALMEQMPIYVLTANGQRSPVNDHPFCLFKASEDGEILKKEYGIEQRYLRSIMSPWAAKRLHEFGGDITKFKVVKVRPSILDQIGVAKTEPGDENNQDISSLVGKVDIRKLEHYSQDDPDAYSYSGALCKANQGLMEFVEMFKAPIKVLHPLLTATQEGNFNGTEGLSAIPFDGMILAHSNESEWQTFRNNKNNEAFLDRVYIVKVPYCLRVSEEVKIYQKLLENSELSQAPCSPSTLETLAQFSILSRLKEPENSSIFSKMRVYDGETLKDTDPKAKSYQEYRDYAGVDEGMSGLSTRFAFKILSRVFNFDQTEVAANPVHLFYVIEQQVEREQFPTETAEKYLEFLKGYLVPRYVEFIGKEIQTAYLESYSEYGQNIFDRYVTYADFWIQDQEYRDPETGQLFDRASLNLELEKIEKTAGISNPKDFRNEIVNFVLRAKATNNGQNPVWTSYEKLRTVIEKKMFSNTEELLPVISFNAKTSSEDQRKHDDFVARMMEKGYTEKQVRLLSEWYLRVRKSS; this comes from the coding sequence ATGAGTATTTTCGACCACTATCAATCCAGATATGAAGCTTCTAAAGATGAAGAGATGTCGTTACAGGAGTTTCTAGCCCTGTGTAAGGATGACAAAAGCGCATACGCTAATGCAGCAGAGCGCCTACTGATGGCCATCGGTGAGCCAGAAGTAATCGATACAGCCAAAGATCCACGTCTAAGCCGGATCTTCTCAAACCGCGTTATAGCGCGTTACTCAACATTTAAAGATTTCTATGGCATGGAAGATGCGATAGAACAAATTGTTTCATATCTAAAACATGCTGCTCAAGGTTTAGAAGAACGCAAACAGATTCTTTACCTACTCGGTCCAGTAGGTGGTGGTAAATCATCACTTGCAGAAAAACTAAAAGCATTGATGGAACAAATGCCAATTTATGTGCTTACCGCGAATGGTCAGCGCAGTCCGGTCAATGACCATCCTTTCTGCCTCTTTAAAGCTTCCGAAGATGGCGAAATCCTGAAAAAAGAATACGGTATTGAACAGCGTTACCTACGCTCCATTATGTCTCCTTGGGCAGCCAAACGTCTGCATGAGTTTGGTGGCGACATCACCAAATTTAAAGTAGTCAAAGTCCGCCCTTCTATCCTCGACCAGATCGGGGTAGCGAAAACCGAACCAGGCGATGAAAACAACCAAGACATTTCATCACTCGTAGGTAAAGTCGATATCCGTAAACTTGAACATTACTCTCAAGACGATCCAGATGCCTACAGCTACTCTGGCGCGCTGTGTAAAGCGAACCAAGGCTTGATGGAATTCGTTGAGATGTTCAAAGCACCGATTAAAGTACTTCACCCGCTACTAACTGCGACTCAGGAAGGTAACTTTAACGGCACGGAAGGCCTGTCTGCGATTCCATTCGATGGCATGATCTTAGCGCACTCGAACGAATCAGAATGGCAAACGTTCCGTAACAACAAAAACAACGAAGCATTCCTTGACCGTGTGTACATTGTGAAAGTGCCGTACTGTCTACGTGTTTCTGAAGAAGTGAAAATTTACCAAAAACTTCTCGAAAACAGTGAACTGTCACAAGCACCATGTTCACCAAGCACGTTAGAAACGTTGGCGCAATTCAGTATTCTTTCACGCCTGAAAGAGCCTGAAAACTCGTCCATCTTCTCTAAAATGCGGGTATACGACGGTGAAACCCTGAAAGACACCGATCCGAAAGCGAAAAGCTATCAGGAATATCGTGATTACGCCGGGGTTGATGAAGGCATGAGCGGCCTGTCCACTCGTTTCGCGTTTAAGATTCTGTCGCGTGTATTTAACTTCGACCAAACCGAAGTAGCCGCGAACCCAGTTCATCTGTTCTACGTCATTGAACAGCAAGTTGAACGTGAACAGTTCCCAACAGAAACGGCAGAAAAATACCTTGAGTTCTTGAAAGGATACCTCGTACCTCGCTACGTCGAGTTCATTGGTAAAGAAATTCAGACCGCGTACCTAGAGTCATACTCTGAGTATGGTCAGAACATCTTTGACCGTTACGTGACTTATGCAGACTTCTGGATTCAGGACCAAGAGTACCGCGATCCAGAAACTGGCCAGCTATTTGACCGCGCTTCACTCAACTTAGAGCTAGAGAAGATCGAGAAAACAGCCGGTATTTCTAACCCTAAAGATTTCCGAAACGAAATCGTCAACTTTGTGCTTCGTGCGAAAGCCACTAACAATGGTCAGAACCCGGTTTGGACCAGCTACGAAAAATTGCGCACAGTTATCGAGAAGAAAATGTTCTCCAACACTGAAGAACTTCTTCCGGTTATCTCATTTAATGCGAAAACCTCTTCTGAAGATCAGAGGAAACATGACGACTTTGTCGCTCGCATGATGGAAAAAGGCTATACCGAGAAACAGGTTCGCCTACTTTCTGAGTGGTACCTACGAGTACGTAAGTCATCCTAA
- a CDS encoding SpoVR family protein, which translates to MSTATKNLSGKAPKKRSSKLLPDGPDWTFELLERYHKEIKRVAEHYRLDTYPNQIEVITSEQMMDAYSSIGMPINYNHWSFGKKFIQTEQNYKHGQMGLAYEIVINSNPCIAYLMEENTVTMQALVMAHACYGHNSFFKGNYLFQTWTDASSIIDYLLFAKKYLAECEERYGVLEVEKLLDSCHALMNFGVDRYKRPEKISITEEKARQEEREAYLQSQINDLWRTVPRSKTKEEDIVERFPSEPQENLLYFFEKHAPLLEPWQREVIRIVRKISQYFYPQKQTQVMNEGWATFWHYTILNHLYDEGLVSEKFILEFLHSHTSVVAQPAYNSPYFSGINPYALGFAMFRDIKRICEEPTDEDKEWFPDLAGTDWLDAVHFAMHNFKDESFISQYLSPKLIRDFKLFAIKDDDHKNFIEISAIHDESGYKSIREKLAAQYNLSNLEPNIQVFNVDVRGDRSLTLQYVPHNRIPLDDSYEEVLKHVYRIWGFDVVLQEVKDTGHRETLATCPKRNQYDNNI; encoded by the coding sequence ATGAGTACCGCAACGAAAAACCTCTCTGGTAAAGCTCCAAAAAAGCGCAGTAGCAAGTTGCTACCTGATGGTCCCGACTGGACCTTCGAGTTGCTGGAGCGATACCACAAAGAGATAAAACGTGTCGCTGAGCACTATCGCCTCGACACTTACCCAAACCAAATTGAGGTCATCACGTCAGAACAAATGATGGATGCATACTCAAGCATTGGGATGCCGATCAACTACAACCACTGGTCGTTCGGTAAGAAATTCATTCAGACAGAGCAAAACTACAAACACGGCCAAATGGGCTTGGCGTACGAGATAGTCATCAACTCCAACCCTTGTATCGCCTATCTAATGGAAGAGAACACGGTGACTATGCAGGCGCTGGTGATGGCGCATGCCTGCTATGGACACAACTCTTTCTTTAAAGGTAACTACCTGTTCCAGACTTGGACAGACGCAAGCTCTATCATTGATTATCTATTGTTCGCAAAAAAATACCTGGCAGAGTGTGAAGAACGCTATGGTGTTCTGGAAGTTGAAAAACTTCTCGATTCTTGTCATGCATTGATGAACTTCGGGGTCGACAGATACAAACGTCCAGAAAAAATCTCCATTACGGAAGAGAAAGCGCGTCAAGAAGAGCGTGAGGCGTACCTGCAATCACAAATTAATGATCTGTGGCGAACCGTGCCTAGGTCGAAAACCAAAGAAGAGGACATCGTAGAGCGCTTCCCAAGTGAACCACAGGAAAACTTACTGTATTTCTTTGAGAAACATGCACCGCTACTCGAGCCATGGCAGCGTGAAGTCATCCGTATTGTGCGTAAGATAAGCCAATACTTCTACCCACAAAAGCAAACTCAGGTGATGAACGAAGGTTGGGCAACGTTCTGGCATTACACCATTCTTAACCATCTTTACGACGAAGGTTTGGTGTCTGAAAAGTTCATCCTAGAGTTCTTACACAGTCACACCAGCGTAGTAGCGCAGCCTGCGTATAACAGCCCTTACTTTAGCGGCATTAACCCTTACGCGCTCGGCTTTGCCATGTTCCGCGATATCAAACGCATCTGTGAAGAGCCAACTGATGAAGATAAGGAATGGTTCCCAGATTTAGCGGGTACCGACTGGCTAGACGCAGTGCACTTTGCAATGCATAACTTCAAAGATGAAAGTTTTATCAGCCAATACCTGTCACCTAAATTGATACGTGACTTTAAACTGTTCGCTATCAAAGATGATGACCATAAAAACTTCATCGAAATATCGGCGATTCACGATGAGAGCGGTTATAAGAGCATCAGAGAAAAGCTCGCAGCGCAATATAACCTATCGAACCTTGAGCCTAATATTCAGGTCTTTAATGTTGATGTCCGTGGTGATCGTTCATTAACACTTCAATATGTTCCTCACAATCGCATCCCATTGGATGACAGTTATGAAGAAGTATTGAAGCACGTATATCGTATATGGGGATTTGACGTTGTACTCCAAGAAGTGAAAGATACAGGTCATAGAGAAACGCTGGCAACGTGCCCTAAGCGTAACCAATACGACAACAACATCTGA
- the lpxK gene encoding tetraacyldisaccharide 4'-kinase codes for MIEKIWFENHPLKYLLWPLLWPLSLLFGAISQSKRKQYQQGSKQAYQAPVPVVVVGNITAGGNGKTPVVVWLVEQLQQLGYKPGVVSRGYGAKAPHYPLVLDVDTPAKHCGDEPKLIYNRTGAPVAVDPVRANAVKALLATGVDIVITDDGLQHYALARDIELVIVDGNRRFGNESLIPLGPLRESVERLKEVDFVITNGGQAKQSEIAMSLAPEKAINLKTKQQVEVSELNDLVAFAGIGHPPRFFHTLDMLDADVKVTKGFADHQDFDQQELETLAQQGANVIMTEKDAVKCREYAQDNWWYLPVSAQFATSDAERILNRIKEVKATYGSSSA; via the coding sequence GTGATTGAAAAAATCTGGTTTGAAAACCACCCATTAAAATATCTCTTGTGGCCGCTTTTGTGGCCACTGAGTTTGTTATTTGGTGCAATCAGTCAGTCGAAGCGAAAACAATACCAGCAAGGGAGCAAACAAGCGTATCAAGCCCCTGTACCTGTTGTCGTAGTCGGTAATATTACCGCTGGCGGAAATGGTAAAACGCCGGTTGTGGTCTGGCTGGTGGAGCAATTACAACAGCTAGGTTACAAGCCGGGTGTTGTCTCACGCGGTTATGGCGCTAAAGCACCTCACTATCCACTCGTTTTAGATGTTGATACGCCCGCGAAACATTGCGGTGATGAGCCTAAACTTATTTATAATCGCACTGGGGCTCCCGTTGCCGTTGATCCGGTGAGAGCAAATGCGGTTAAAGCGCTGTTGGCGACTGGCGTTGATATTGTGATCACGGATGATGGCCTCCAGCATTACGCATTAGCGAGAGACATTGAGTTGGTGATCGTTGACGGCAATCGACGCTTTGGTAACGAAAGTCTGATACCTTTGGGTCCTTTGCGAGAAAGTGTTGAAAGGCTAAAAGAAGTCGATTTCGTGATTACGAATGGTGGTCAGGCTAAACAAAGTGAAATCGCGATGTCACTGGCGCCGGAGAAGGCGATTAACCTGAAGACGAAACAGCAAGTTGAAGTCTCAGAGTTAAACGACCTGGTAGCGTTTGCAGGCATTGGCCACCCACCGCGATTTTTTCATACACTGGATATGCTGGATGCTGACGTCAAAGTCACCAAAGGGTTTGCAGACCATCAAGATTTTGATCAGCAAGAATTAGAAACATTGGCTCAACAAGGAGCCAATGTGATCATGACAGAGAAAGACGCCGTCAAGTGTCGTGAATACGCACAAGATAATTGGTGGTATCTGCCTGTATCTGCTCAGTTTGCAACAAGCGATGCAGAGCGAATTTTAAATAGAATAAAAGAGGTTAAAGCGACTTATGGATCATCGTCTGCTTGA
- a CDS encoding Trm112 family protein, with translation MDHRLLEIVACPVCKGKLTYDKDNQELICKVDRLAYPIKEGIPVLLEPEARTMSMDEGR, from the coding sequence ATGGATCATCGTCTGCTTGAGATTGTAGCTTGCCCTGTGTGTAAAGGTAAGCTGACGTACGATAAAGATAATCAAGAGCTGATCTGCAAAGTGGATCGTCTTGCTTATCCGATTAAAGAAGGCATTCCTGTTCTGCTTGAGCCGGAAGCAAGAACCATGAGCATGGATGAGGGGCGTTAA